In Aquiflexum balticum DSM 16537, a single genomic region encodes these proteins:
- a CDS encoding DUF4890 domain-containing protein — protein MKKLIMIAAIFMMTYAGAFAQRGQQKEMQSPEQRAEKMTAKMTEELGLSEDQKQKIYQINLENAKKRQEQRESMQAEREAKRAEMQAQAKAQNDQIEAILTPEQKTKWEEVKKENRKEIREGSRGGKGHRGGKGSSGGRGNSSTSS, from the coding sequence ATGAAAAAGCTAATAATGATTGCTGCAATATTCATGATGACGTACGCAGGGGCATTTGCCCAAAGAGGTCAGCAAAAAGAAATGCAGTCCCCTGAACAAAGAGCGGAAAAGATGACTGCGAAAATGACGGAAGAATTGGGCCTTTCTGAAGATCAAAAACAAAAGATCTATCAAATCAATCTCGAGAATGCGAAAAAAAGGCAGGAACAGCGGGAATCAATGCAGGCAGAGCGAGAAGCAAAAAGAGCTGAAATGCAAGCACAGGCCAAAGCTCAAAACGACCAAATTGAGGCTATTCTGACCCCTGAGCAAAAAACAAAGTGGGAGGAAGTCAAAAAGGAAAACAGAAAAGAGATCCGTGAAGGAAGCAGAGGAGGAAAAGGCCACCGTGGTGGAAAAGGAAGTTCAGGAGGTAGAGGTAATTCCTCAACGAGTAGTTAA
- a CDS encoding gamma-glutamylcyclotransferase family protein has translation MEKFYYFGYASNMDESTLDSRLKIKPNKIGVGVLLHHGFRFNHPNADGTARANIVQSQNESVYGLVYEVAEADREFFLGSEPGYKFIQKEILTKAGKIDAYTFVSEKTIGGIFPQESYWKVIVQGGKENGLPNGYLAQIINRVGKV, from the coding sequence ATGGAAAAATTTTATTATTTCGGCTATGCCAGTAATATGGATGAATCCACTCTTGATAGTAGGTTAAAGATTAAGCCAAACAAAATCGGGGTTGGGGTATTACTTCATCATGGATTTAGATTCAATCATCCCAATGCAGATGGAACTGCCAGGGCCAATATTGTTCAAAGTCAAAATGAATCGGTGTATGGTTTGGTTTACGAAGTAGCCGAAGCGGATCGGGAGTTTTTTCTTGGTTCTGAACCAGGTTATAAATTTATCCAAAAAGAGATTTTAACCAAAGCAGGTAAAATTGATGCATACACTTTTGTATCAGAAAAAACCATAGGGGGAATTTTTCCACAAGAATCCTACTGGAAAGTCATTGTTCAAGGAGGCAAGGAGAATGGACTTCCGAATGGTTATTTAGCCCAGATTATCA